The nucleotide sequence AGGGAACAACACTTTTCCCCCGTGAAAATATCAATAGTGCTTCTTTTGCAGCATCTATAGCATCCTTCATATTAAAAACTTTTTTTATATCATTTTTATTAAGTATTAACATATAAAATCATATCCCCTTTCCTATTTTAAACTTTTCAATAAATGTTGTTATCCCTAAACGTAATATAATTATTGTACCACAATATCAAATGACTTAAACTATATATAAATTACAAAAATAAAACTTTGTTTCTCGGACAAGAGAAACAAAGTTTTATTACTTAAAGTTATCTTTAATTTTATCCATAAAAGACTTTTTATTACCCTCTGAATCTGGTAATTCACCACTAGCAACCATAAATGCGTATAAAGCATCTTTCTGCTTTTTATTTAAATTCTTGGGAATATCAACAATTATATTTACATATTGATCTCCCCTTCCATGACTATTTACCCTAGGAACTCCTTTTCCCTTTAATCTAAATACAGTTCCAGATTGTGTTCCTGAAGGTATTTGATATTTGACATCACCATCAATGGTTGCTACTTTAAGTTCAGTACCTAATACTGCACTGCCAAAGCTTATATGCTCATCTATATATATATCAAACTGTTTTCTCTTAAATTTAGGATGATTGCCAACCCTTATATTTATATATAAATCTCCAGCAGGGCCCCCATTTACTCCATGTTCACCTTGTCCTCTAATTGGGATTACATTTCCTGTATCTACACCGGCTGGTATGTTTACCTTTATCCTTCTCTGTTTTCTTACACTTCCTCTCCCTTTGCACTCCGGGCAAGGATCTTTTATTATAGTACCTTTACCACCACATTTATCACATGTACTCATACTTACAAAACTTCCAAGCGGAGTATTTCTTTGAATTCTAACCTGACCAGTTCCACCACATTTGTCACAAGTATGAGGCTTAGTTCCATGTTTTGCACCAGTACCATTACATTTTTCACATTTTTCACTTCTAGTTATACTTATCTGTTTTTCAGCACCAAAAACCGCCTCTTCAAAGGTTAAACTTATGCTATATTCAAGATCATTTCCTTTTTGTGGGGCATTCTTTCTTTTTCTGCTGCTGCCACCAAAGCCGCCTCCAAAAAATGAGTCAAATATATCACCAAATCCACCAAGATCCGAAAAATCAAATCCTTGCGCACCACTAAATCCCTGAGATCCGCCAAAATCAGTCGTTCCAAACTGATCATACTGGGATTTTTTCTGAGGATCCGAAAGTACTTGGTAAGCCTCATTGATCTCTTTAAATCTTTCTTCAGCCTCTTTATTTCCTTGATTTCTATCTGGATGGTACTTTAGAGCTAGTTTTCTAAATGCTTTCTTTATCTCATCATCACTTGCACCTTTTTGCAACCCAAGAACTTCATAATAATCTTTATTTGCCATCCTATCGATCACCACCTAATAATAATTTACACATTAGGAATATATATAATCACTAAATTAAGGGAAGAGGTCTACTCATCCCTTAATCTTATATATTATACGTTATCTCTAACTAATTAGTGAATATCACTAAAATATTTATTTATCATCATCAACTTTGTAATCTGCATCTACTACATTATCACCATCATTTGAAGTATTTGCATTCGCTCCATTTTTTCCACCTTGAGCATTCCCTGCAGCACCACTTGGATCAAAACCGGCTCCGCCTTGAGCTCCACCCTGTGGATTGGCTGCTTGATAAATCTTAGATGAAATTGCATAGAATGTTTGAGTTAAATCTTCTGTAGCTTTTTTAATTGCTTCCAGGTCATCACCATCTTTAACAGCTTTGACAGCACTAACTTTATCTTCTATTGATTTCTTGTCATCTGCTGACACTTTATCTCCAAGATCTTTTAATGTCTTCTCTGTCTGATATATTGTTTGATCAGCATTATTTTTTACTTCAATTGATTCTTTTCTATTTTTATCTTCTTCTGCGTGTTGTTCTGCTTCCTTAACTGCTTTATCAATTTCTTCATCAGTTAAGTTAGTTGAAGCTGTGATTGTAATATTTGCTTCTTTTCCAGTTCCTTTATCTTTTGCAGATACATTAACTATTCCATTAGCATCTATATCAAATGTAACTTCAATTTGAGGAACTCCTCTTGGAGCTGGAGCTATTCCTGAAAGTGTAAATCTTCCAAGTGTCTTATTATCCGCAGCCATCTGTCTTTCACCCTGAACTACATGAATTTCAACTGAAGTCTGACCATCTGCTGCAGTTGAAAATACTTGACTCTTCTTAGTTGGTATAGTAGTATTTTTTTCGATTAATGGAGTTGCCACTCCTCCTAAAGTTTCTATACCTAACGTAAGTGGTGTAACATCAAGAAGCAATACATCTTTGACATCACCAGTTAAAACACCTGCTTGAATTGCAGCACCTACAGCAACACATTCATCAGGATTTACTCCCTTTGAAGGATCTTTGCCGGTAAACTTTTTAACTGCTTCTTGAACTGCTGGTATCCTTGTTGAACCACCTACAAGTATTATTTTGTCAACTTCATTCATTGAAAGTCCTGCATCATCTAATGATTTTCTCATTGGCTCTATAGTCCTATCAACAAGATCTTGAGTTAATTCATTGAACTTAGATCTCGTCAAATTCATATCTATATGTTTTGGGCCTGATGCATCTGCTGTTATAAATGGAAGATTTATATTAGTCTGCATTGATGAAGATAATTCTATCTTAGCTTTTTCTGCAGCCTCTTTTAATCTTTGTAATGCCATTTTATCATTTCTTAAATCTATACCATTTTC is from Clostridium fermenticellae and encodes:
- the dnaJ gene encoding molecular chaperone DnaJ — protein: MANKDYYEVLGLQKGASDDEIKKAFRKLALKYHPDRNQGNKEAEERFKEINEAYQVLSDPQKKSQYDQFGTTDFGGSQGFSGAQGFDFSDLGGFGDIFDSFFGGGFGGSSRKRKNAPQKGNDLEYSISLTFEEAVFGAEKQISITRSEKCEKCNGTGAKHGTKPHTCDKCGGTGQVRIQRNTPLGSFVSMSTCDKCGGKGTIIKDPCPECKGRGSVRKQRRIKVNIPAGVDTGNVIPIRGQGEHGVNGGPAGDLYINIRVGNHPKFKRKQFDIYIDEHISFGSAVLGTELKVATIDGDVKYQIPSGTQSGTVFRLKGKGVPRVNSHGRGDQYVNIIVDIPKNLNKKQKDALYAFMVASGELPDSEGNKKSFMDKIKDNFK
- the dnaK gene encoding molecular chaperone DnaK, which translates into the protein MSKVIGIDLGTTNSCVAVMEGGEPVVIASSEGARTTPSVVSFQANGERLVGQVAKRQSITNPDKTIMSIKRHMGTSYKVNIDGKDYTPQEISAIVLQKIKADAEAYLGEKVTQAVITVPAYFNDSQRQATKDAGKIAGLEVLRIINEPTAASLAYGLDKMDKSQKILVYDLGGGTFDVSLLELGDGVFEVKSTNGDTHLGGDDFDQKVMDYIAETFKSENGIDLRNDKMALQRLKEAAEKAKIELSSSMQTNINLPFITADASGPKHIDMNLTRSKFNELTQDLVDRTIEPMRKSLDDAGLSMNEVDKIILVGGSTRIPAVQEAVKKFTGKDPSKGVNPDECVAVGAAIQAGVLTGDVKDVLLLDVTPLTLGIETLGGVATPLIEKNTTIPTKKSQVFSTAADGQTSVEIHVVQGERQMAADNKTLGRFTLSGIAPAPRGVPQIEVTFDIDANGIVNVSAKDKGTGKEANITITASTNLTDEEIDKAVKEAEQHAEEDKNRKESIEVKNNADQTIYQTEKTLKDLGDKVSADDKKSIEDKVSAVKAVKDGDDLEAIKKATEDLTQTFYAISSKIYQAANPQGGAQGGAGFDPSGAAGNAQGGKNGANANTSNDGDNVVDADYKVDDDK